The Toxotes jaculatrix isolate fToxJac2 chromosome 21, fToxJac2.pri, whole genome shotgun sequence genome includes a region encoding these proteins:
- the ccr10 gene encoding C-C chemokine receptor type 10 isoform X1 yields the protein MPNTTNSTAAMENDYSDYESGYFMNSSVWNTSNSTDPSYYDPSSDWCEAGEHELTIKMFQTCVFCLIFLLGVVGNCLVIATFALYRRLRLRSMTDVFLFHLALADLLLLLTLPLQAVDTHLGWIFSTPLCKATRACYAINTYSGLLLLACISVDRYLVVARAQEMLRLRSQILRGGKLAALGVWIFAVLLSLPEILFSGVSGFGEDAYCGMLRSGTVKMATNGAIIAVFCLSLFIMVTCYSSIAQVLWEGNAHRRGKQWHRQRTLKLMVALVLVFLVFQLPYTVVLSRKMAGQFCNLLLEYVTCTLAFTRCCLNPILYALVGVRFRNDVLRLVHDLGCVCGLHSVPQTVSSTSVSPSSPALTVLSACSPTHPERSYSNNEPVIPCKFQFPGTK from the exons ATGCCTAacaccacaaacagcacag CAGCAATGGAAAACGACTACTCTGATTATGAGTCAGGTTACTTCATGAACAGCTCAGTCTGGAATACCAGTAACAGCACAGACCCCAGTTATTACGACCCGTCCTCTGACTGGTGTGAGGCTGGTGAGCACGAGCTCACCATCAAAATGTTCCAGACCTGTGTCTTCtgcctcatcttcctgctgggCGTGGTGGGAAACTGCCTGGTGATTGCGACCTTTGCCCTCTACCGCCGCCTCCGGCTTCGCTCCATGACCGACGTCTTCCTGTTCCACCTGGCGCTGGCcgacctgctcctcctgctcacGCTGCCACTGCAGGCCGTCGACACACACCTGGGTTGGATCTTCTCCACGCCCCTCTGCAAGGCCACACGCGCCTGCTATGCTATCAACACCTACagtgggctgctgctgctggcgtGCATCAGCGTGGACCGCTACCTGGTGGTGGCACGAGCCCAGGAGATGCTCCGGCTGCGCAGTCAGATCTTAAGAGGCGGGAAGCTGGCTGCTTTAGGTGTGTGGATCTTTGCGGTTCTCCTCAGCCTGCCTGAAATCCTCTTCTCTGGGGTGTCAGGGTTCGGCGAGGACGCCTACTGCGGCATGCTGAGGAGCGGGACAGTCAAAATGGCCACGAACGGAGCCATCATTGCTGTCTTCTGCCTGTCCCTCTTCATCATGGTGACATGCTACTCCTCGATTGCTCAAGTGCTGTGGGAAGGGAACGCGCATCGGCGAGGGAAGCAGTGGCATCGGCAGCGCACCTTGAAGCTGATGGTGGCCCTGGTGCTGGTGTTCCTCGTGTTCCAGCTGCCGTACACTGTGGTGCTGTCCCGCAAAATGGCGGGGCAGTTCTGCAACCTGCTGCTGGAGTATGTCACCTGCACCTTGGCGTTCACGCGCTGTTGCCTCAACCCCATCCTGTACGCCCTCGTGGGCGTGCGCTTCCGTAACGACGTGCTGAGGCTGGTCCATGATTTGGGCTGCGTGTGTGGGCTCCACTCGGTGCCACAGACAGTGAGCTCCACCTCCGTGTCCCCCTCCTCACCTGCTCTCACCGTGCTCTCAGCTTGCTCTCCAACACACCCCGAACGCAGTTACTCCAACAACGAACCGGTGATTCCCTGCAAGTTTCAGTTTCCAGGAACCAAATAA
- the ccr10 gene encoding C-C chemokine receptor type 10 isoform X2 — MPNTTNSTAMENDYSDYESGYFMNSSVWNTSNSTDPSYYDPSSDWCEAGEHELTIKMFQTCVFCLIFLLGVVGNCLVIATFALYRRLRLRSMTDVFLFHLALADLLLLLTLPLQAVDTHLGWIFSTPLCKATRACYAINTYSGLLLLACISVDRYLVVARAQEMLRLRSQILRGGKLAALGVWIFAVLLSLPEILFSGVSGFGEDAYCGMLRSGTVKMATNGAIIAVFCLSLFIMVTCYSSIAQVLWEGNAHRRGKQWHRQRTLKLMVALVLVFLVFQLPYTVVLSRKMAGQFCNLLLEYVTCTLAFTRCCLNPILYALVGVRFRNDVLRLVHDLGCVCGLHSVPQTVSSTSVSPSSPALTVLSACSPTHPERSYSNNEPVIPCKFQFPGTK, encoded by the exons ATGCCTAacaccacaaacagcacag CAATGGAAAACGACTACTCTGATTATGAGTCAGGTTACTTCATGAACAGCTCAGTCTGGAATACCAGTAACAGCACAGACCCCAGTTATTACGACCCGTCCTCTGACTGGTGTGAGGCTGGTGAGCACGAGCTCACCATCAAAATGTTCCAGACCTGTGTCTTCtgcctcatcttcctgctgggCGTGGTGGGAAACTGCCTGGTGATTGCGACCTTTGCCCTCTACCGCCGCCTCCGGCTTCGCTCCATGACCGACGTCTTCCTGTTCCACCTGGCGCTGGCcgacctgctcctcctgctcacGCTGCCACTGCAGGCCGTCGACACACACCTGGGTTGGATCTTCTCCACGCCCCTCTGCAAGGCCACACGCGCCTGCTATGCTATCAACACCTACagtgggctgctgctgctggcgtGCATCAGCGTGGACCGCTACCTGGTGGTGGCACGAGCCCAGGAGATGCTCCGGCTGCGCAGTCAGATCTTAAGAGGCGGGAAGCTGGCTGCTTTAGGTGTGTGGATCTTTGCGGTTCTCCTCAGCCTGCCTGAAATCCTCTTCTCTGGGGTGTCAGGGTTCGGCGAGGACGCCTACTGCGGCATGCTGAGGAGCGGGACAGTCAAAATGGCCACGAACGGAGCCATCATTGCTGTCTTCTGCCTGTCCCTCTTCATCATGGTGACATGCTACTCCTCGATTGCTCAAGTGCTGTGGGAAGGGAACGCGCATCGGCGAGGGAAGCAGTGGCATCGGCAGCGCACCTTGAAGCTGATGGTGGCCCTGGTGCTGGTGTTCCTCGTGTTCCAGCTGCCGTACACTGTGGTGCTGTCCCGCAAAATGGCGGGGCAGTTCTGCAACCTGCTGCTGGAGTATGTCACCTGCACCTTGGCGTTCACGCGCTGTTGCCTCAACCCCATCCTGTACGCCCTCGTGGGCGTGCGCTTCCGTAACGACGTGCTGAGGCTGGTCCATGATTTGGGCTGCGTGTGTGGGCTCCACTCGGTGCCACAGACAGTGAGCTCCACCTCCGTGTCCCCCTCCTCACCTGCTCTCACCGTGCTCTCAGCTTGCTCTCCAACACACCCCGAACGCAGTTACTCCAACAACGAACCGGTGATTCCCTGCAAGTTTCAGTTTCCAGGAACCAAATAA
- the LOC121201352 gene encoding uncharacterized protein LOC121201352 isoform X1, whose product MEKKKPFFFFLQENFFAQPARSVAAESGRGIFMCPLSAAVVCHSACLSVHPRSETGLGHYCCPPLSTMILYLLFPLLIIGTEESQTANMTEEERNKVQGNQTFSVSTANNNMMKPDNVTSTLYKDERSQIEKELQNNQTSQIIAEEDENFQDQENLFVFRQCHQGLLVNLSHIICGEAFQSEMLKMSPENWCVLENIIRPYSDMTYCLEQLSALTGCYYPNPSIQDFFIQIHSSYFHSCTGERVFDDAPHTVVMTLTLIPVSLILVYLLVWRCKVQQ is encoded by the exons atggagaaaaaaaaacctttcttcttcttccttcagGAAAACTTCTTTGCACAACCGGCACGAAGTGTGGCAGCTGAAAGTGGCCGAGGG ATTTTTATGTGTCCCTTATCTGCTGCCGTCGTCTGTCACTCAGCCTGTTTATCAG TCCATCCCAGGTCAGAGACTGGCCTCGGACATTACTGCTGCCCACCGCTGTCCACCATGATCCTGTACCTGCTCTTCCCTCTTCTTATCATAG GTACTGAGGAATCACAAACCGCCAACATGACAGAGGAAGAGCGGAACAAAGTACAGGGGAACCAAACATTCAGTGTGTCCACCGCGAACAACA atatGATGAAACCAGACAACGTGACATCCACTTTGTACAAAGATGAGAGGAGTCAAATTGAGAAGGAACTGCAAAACAACCAAACATCTCAGATCATCGCGGAGGAGGATG AAAATTTTCAGGACCAGGAAAATTTGTTCGTATTCAGACAGTGCCATCAGGGTCTGCTGGTGAACCTTAGTCACATTATTTGTGGAGAAGCTTTTCAAAgtgaaatgctgaaaatgaGCCCAGAAAACTGGTGTGTCCTGGAAAATATCATCAG ACCGTACAGTGACATGACATATTGCTTGGAGCAGCTGTCTGCACTGACTGGCTGCTATTATCCAAACCCCAGCATTCAAGATTTCTTCATCCAGATCCACTCCTCCTACTTCCACAGCTGTACTGGGGAGCGCGTGTTCGATGATGCACCTCACACGGTGGTGATGACCCTCACACTCATCCCTGTGAGCCTCATCCTGGTTTATCTGCTGGTTTGGAGATGTAAGGTTCAACAGTGA
- the LOC121201352 gene encoding receptor activity-modifying protein 1-like isoform X2, producing the protein MILYLLFPLLIIGTEESQTANMTEEERNKVQGNQTFSVSTANNNMMKPDNVTSTLYKDERSQIEKELQNNQTSQIIAEEDENFQDQENLFVFRQCHQGLLVNLSHIICGEAFQSEMLKMSPENWCVLENIIRPYSDMTYCLEQLSALTGCYYPNPSIQDFFIQIHSSYFHSCTGERVFDDAPHTVVMTLTLIPVSLILVYLLVWRCKVQQ; encoded by the exons ATGATCCTGTACCTGCTCTTCCCTCTTCTTATCATAG GTACTGAGGAATCACAAACCGCCAACATGACAGAGGAAGAGCGGAACAAAGTACAGGGGAACCAAACATTCAGTGTGTCCACCGCGAACAACA atatGATGAAACCAGACAACGTGACATCCACTTTGTACAAAGATGAGAGGAGTCAAATTGAGAAGGAACTGCAAAACAACCAAACATCTCAGATCATCGCGGAGGAGGATG AAAATTTTCAGGACCAGGAAAATTTGTTCGTATTCAGACAGTGCCATCAGGGTCTGCTGGTGAACCTTAGTCACATTATTTGTGGAGAAGCTTTTCAAAgtgaaatgctgaaaatgaGCCCAGAAAACTGGTGTGTCCTGGAAAATATCATCAG ACCGTACAGTGACATGACATATTGCTTGGAGCAGCTGTCTGCACTGACTGGCTGCTATTATCCAAACCCCAGCATTCAAGATTTCTTCATCCAGATCCACTCCTCCTACTTCCACAGCTGTACTGGGGAGCGCGTGTTCGATGATGCACCTCACACGGTGGTGATGACCCTCACACTCATCCCTGTGAGCCTCATCCTGGTTTATCTGCTGGTTTGGAGATGTAAGGTTCAACAGTGA
- the LOC121201346 gene encoding C-type lectin domain family 10 member A-like isoform X1: MRRQLSSVCLLCCSASETAGTMVGHQRLPWTNNSTQGAISVTSAKQEQEITSGFLRTCRRLCPLVGLSTLCLSLLATCAALSVLYSNESDTKPEWKSLFDYQNMSDSYLTLTKANTDLKKENEILKEHSARQGEQTKLLNRTSVKLRSISFALSLENGELKEQIVNLTSTNIQLMKEHEQLVQYKSEQEERRLNVSQTIKYLFSSNSQLQEEKRRLSEANNLLRDELFQLKEENQQLVEISDKRQEEIQNLSKKIEAFSKDDCEKLEVEVTQLQEQNQNLSTMLGKERQEAAEQERSRTQEMEQMVADVQSMSEAYDSLDLYCPVVNQRTKERICKKCHDSWRQFETKCYYFSSRVLSWSSSRAWCRTQGGDLLIINSEQEQNFVFDASRALEQSGTRLWIGMTDAEDEGDWRWVDGSKVTSDVKYWLSRQGMGTEPDDWKLDDPSGEDCGHIDTSESALRSWMDGSCNIPYRWICEKNA, encoded by the exons ATGAGGAGGCAGCTCTCCTCCGTGTGtttactctgctgctctgcttccgAGACTGCAGGTACAATGGTCGGTCATCAGCGGCTCCCCTGGACTAATAACTCAACACAAGGAGCGATCTCAGTGACGTCAGCCAAGCAGGAACAGGAAATAA cctCAGGTTTCCTCCGCACCTGCCGCCGCCTCTGTCCGCTGGTCGGTCTCTCTACACTGTGTTTGTCGCTGCTTGCGACCTGTGCTGCACTTTCTGTCCTGT ATTCCAATGAGTCAGACACAAAGCCTGAATGGAAAAGCCTCTTTGATTACCAGAACATGAGCGACAGCTACCTGACTCTCACTAAAGCAAACACAgacctgaaaaaagaaaatgaaatcttAAAGGAGCACAGTGCCCGGCAGGGCGAGCAGACCAAGCTCCTCAACAGGACTTCAGTCAAACTCAGGTCCATCAGTTTTGCTTTGAGTTTGGAAAACGGCGAGTTAAAGGAGCAAATTGTGAATCTGACGTCTACAAACATACAGCTGATGAAAGAACACGAACAACTGGTCCAGTACAAGTCTGAGCAGGAGGAACGGAGGCTGAACGTGTCTCAAACTATCAAATATCTGTTCAGCTCCAACTCTCAGCTCCAGGAGGAGAAACGCCGACTGTCTGAGGCCAACAACCTCCTGAGGGACGAGCTGTTTCAACTCAAGGAAGAGAATCAACAACTAGTGGAAATAAGCGACAAGCGTCAGGAAGAAATTCAAAATCTAAGTAAGAAGATTGAAGCTTTTTCAAAGGATGACTGTGAAAAGCTTGAGGTGGAAGTGACACAGCTTCAAGAGCAAAACCAGAACCTGAGTACGATGCTGGGGAAAGAGAGGCAGGAAGCAGCGGAGCAGGAGAGAAGCAGGACACAGGAGATGGAGCAGATGGTGGCGGACGTACAGTCGATGAGCGAGGCCTACGACTCTTTAGACCTCTACTGCCCTGTGGTTAATCAGAGGACCAAAG AGCGGATTTGCAAAAAATGCCACGACAGCTGGAGACAGTTTGAGACAAAGTGCTACTACTTCTCCTCTCGCGTGCTGAGCTGGAGCTCCAGCAGAGCCTGGTGCCGGACACAAGGGGGCGACCTACTCATCATTAACAGTGAACAAGAGCAG aactttgtttttgaTGCCAGTCGGGCCCTGGAGCAGTCCGGCACCAGGCTGTGGATCGGTATGACTGATGCAGAGGACGAGGGTGACTGGCGCTGGGTGGATGGCAGCAAAGTCACTTCAGATGTAAA gTATTGGTTAAGCAGACAAGGAATGGGGACTGAGCCTGATGACTGGAAGCTGGACGACCCTTCAGGAGAAGACTGTGGACACATAGACACCAGTGAAAGTGCGCTGAGGTCCTGGATGGACGGCTCCTGTAACATACCTTACAGGTGGATCTGCGAAAAGAATGCTTAG
- the LOC121201346 gene encoding C-type lectin domain family 10 member A-like isoform X3, translating to MRRQLSSVCLLCCSASETAGTMVGHQRLPWTNNSTQGAISVTSAKQEQEINSNESDTKPEWKSLFDYQNMSDSYLTLTKANTDLKKENEILKEHSARQGEQTKLLNRTSVKLRSISFALSLENGELKEQIVNLTSTNIQLMKEHEQLVQYKSEQEERRLNVSQTIKYLFSSNSQLQEEKRRLSEANNLLRDELFQLKEENQQLVEISDKRQEEIQNLSKKIEAFSKDDCEKLEVEVTQLQEQNQNLSTMLGKERQEAAEQERSRTQEMEQMVADVQSMSEAYDSLDLYCPVVNQRTKERICKKCHDSWRQFETKCYYFSSRVLSWSSSRAWCRTQGGDLLIINSEQEQNFVFDASRALEQSGTRLWIGMTDAEDEGDWRWVDGSKVTSDVKYWLSRQGMGTEPDDWKLDDPSGEDCGHIDTSESALRSWMDGSCNIPYRWICEKNA from the exons ATGAGGAGGCAGCTCTCCTCCGTGTGtttactctgctgctctgcttccgAGACTGCAGGTACAATGGTCGGTCATCAGCGGCTCCCCTGGACTAATAACTCAACACAAGGAGCGATCTCAGTGACGTCAGCCAAGCAGGAACAGGAAATAA ATTCCAATGAGTCAGACACAAAGCCTGAATGGAAAAGCCTCTTTGATTACCAGAACATGAGCGACAGCTACCTGACTCTCACTAAAGCAAACACAgacctgaaaaaagaaaatgaaatcttAAAGGAGCACAGTGCCCGGCAGGGCGAGCAGACCAAGCTCCTCAACAGGACTTCAGTCAAACTCAGGTCCATCAGTTTTGCTTTGAGTTTGGAAAACGGCGAGTTAAAGGAGCAAATTGTGAATCTGACGTCTACAAACATACAGCTGATGAAAGAACACGAACAACTGGTCCAGTACAAGTCTGAGCAGGAGGAACGGAGGCTGAACGTGTCTCAAACTATCAAATATCTGTTCAGCTCCAACTCTCAGCTCCAGGAGGAGAAACGCCGACTGTCTGAGGCCAACAACCTCCTGAGGGACGAGCTGTTTCAACTCAAGGAAGAGAATCAACAACTAGTGGAAATAAGCGACAAGCGTCAGGAAGAAATTCAAAATCTAAGTAAGAAGATTGAAGCTTTTTCAAAGGATGACTGTGAAAAGCTTGAGGTGGAAGTGACACAGCTTCAAGAGCAAAACCAGAACCTGAGTACGATGCTGGGGAAAGAGAGGCAGGAAGCAGCGGAGCAGGAGAGAAGCAGGACACAGGAGATGGAGCAGATGGTGGCGGACGTACAGTCGATGAGCGAGGCCTACGACTCTTTAGACCTCTACTGCCCTGTGGTTAATCAGAGGACCAAAG AGCGGATTTGCAAAAAATGCCACGACAGCTGGAGACAGTTTGAGACAAAGTGCTACTACTTCTCCTCTCGCGTGCTGAGCTGGAGCTCCAGCAGAGCCTGGTGCCGGACACAAGGGGGCGACCTACTCATCATTAACAGTGAACAAGAGCAG aactttgtttttgaTGCCAGTCGGGCCCTGGAGCAGTCCGGCACCAGGCTGTGGATCGGTATGACTGATGCAGAGGACGAGGGTGACTGGCGCTGGGTGGATGGCAGCAAAGTCACTTCAGATGTAAA gTATTGGTTAAGCAGACAAGGAATGGGGACTGAGCCTGATGACTGGAAGCTGGACGACCCTTCAGGAGAAGACTGTGGACACATAGACACCAGTGAAAGTGCGCTGAGGTCCTGGATGGACGGCTCCTGTAACATACCTTACAGGTGGATCTGCGAAAAGAATGCTTAG
- the LOC121201346 gene encoding C-type lectin domain family 10 member A-like isoform X2 codes for MVGHQRLPWTNNSTQGAISVTSAKQEQEITSGFLRTCRRLCPLVGLSTLCLSLLATCAALSVLYSNESDTKPEWKSLFDYQNMSDSYLTLTKANTDLKKENEILKEHSARQGEQTKLLNRTSVKLRSISFALSLENGELKEQIVNLTSTNIQLMKEHEQLVQYKSEQEERRLNVSQTIKYLFSSNSQLQEEKRRLSEANNLLRDELFQLKEENQQLVEISDKRQEEIQNLSKKIEAFSKDDCEKLEVEVTQLQEQNQNLSTMLGKERQEAAEQERSRTQEMEQMVADVQSMSEAYDSLDLYCPVVNQRTKERICKKCHDSWRQFETKCYYFSSRVLSWSSSRAWCRTQGGDLLIINSEQEQNFVFDASRALEQSGTRLWIGMTDAEDEGDWRWVDGSKVTSDVKYWLSRQGMGTEPDDWKLDDPSGEDCGHIDTSESALRSWMDGSCNIPYRWICEKNA; via the exons ATGGTCGGTCATCAGCGGCTCCCCTGGACTAATAACTCAACACAAGGAGCGATCTCAGTGACGTCAGCCAAGCAGGAACAGGAAATAA cctCAGGTTTCCTCCGCACCTGCCGCCGCCTCTGTCCGCTGGTCGGTCTCTCTACACTGTGTTTGTCGCTGCTTGCGACCTGTGCTGCACTTTCTGTCCTGT ATTCCAATGAGTCAGACACAAAGCCTGAATGGAAAAGCCTCTTTGATTACCAGAACATGAGCGACAGCTACCTGACTCTCACTAAAGCAAACACAgacctgaaaaaagaaaatgaaatcttAAAGGAGCACAGTGCCCGGCAGGGCGAGCAGACCAAGCTCCTCAACAGGACTTCAGTCAAACTCAGGTCCATCAGTTTTGCTTTGAGTTTGGAAAACGGCGAGTTAAAGGAGCAAATTGTGAATCTGACGTCTACAAACATACAGCTGATGAAAGAACACGAACAACTGGTCCAGTACAAGTCTGAGCAGGAGGAACGGAGGCTGAACGTGTCTCAAACTATCAAATATCTGTTCAGCTCCAACTCTCAGCTCCAGGAGGAGAAACGCCGACTGTCTGAGGCCAACAACCTCCTGAGGGACGAGCTGTTTCAACTCAAGGAAGAGAATCAACAACTAGTGGAAATAAGCGACAAGCGTCAGGAAGAAATTCAAAATCTAAGTAAGAAGATTGAAGCTTTTTCAAAGGATGACTGTGAAAAGCTTGAGGTGGAAGTGACACAGCTTCAAGAGCAAAACCAGAACCTGAGTACGATGCTGGGGAAAGAGAGGCAGGAAGCAGCGGAGCAGGAGAGAAGCAGGACACAGGAGATGGAGCAGATGGTGGCGGACGTACAGTCGATGAGCGAGGCCTACGACTCTTTAGACCTCTACTGCCCTGTGGTTAATCAGAGGACCAAAG AGCGGATTTGCAAAAAATGCCACGACAGCTGGAGACAGTTTGAGACAAAGTGCTACTACTTCTCCTCTCGCGTGCTGAGCTGGAGCTCCAGCAGAGCCTGGTGCCGGACACAAGGGGGCGACCTACTCATCATTAACAGTGAACAAGAGCAG aactttgtttttgaTGCCAGTCGGGCCCTGGAGCAGTCCGGCACCAGGCTGTGGATCGGTATGACTGATGCAGAGGACGAGGGTGACTGGCGCTGGGTGGATGGCAGCAAAGTCACTTCAGATGTAAA gTATTGGTTAAGCAGACAAGGAATGGGGACTGAGCCTGATGACTGGAAGCTGGACGACCCTTCAGGAGAAGACTGTGGACACATAGACACCAGTGAAAGTGCGCTGAGGTCCTGGATGGACGGCTCCTGTAACATACCTTACAGGTGGATCTGCGAAAAGAATGCTTAG
- the LOC121201345 gene encoding UDP-glucuronosyltransferase 1-2-like, producing MGSIPGLSLLLLVASVSLLTSPGVQGGKILVFPVDGSHWVNMNLLIQGLHARGHEVTVVRTATSWYVKESAPHYRSITVTLPEAISIEEQDFFVTFLVKMLEIQKKGASLIGFVNFYWEMLSSLSMIHQQASLLGVEIFENKTLMQSIRDTHYDVVLLDPGLPVGVLVAHELKLPTIFNVRWITSGEGHFVVAPSPTSYVPTSGYAASDKMTFEQRIKNMLHYVINTCIDKFIVCPHYDRLVDRYFGPGVNFYHLLQGADIWLMRVDFVFEFPRPTMPNIVYIGGFQSKPSKPLSSELEEFVQTSGEHGFILMSLGTLVKGLPVEITSEIAAAFAQIPQKVIWRHVGERPSNLGNNTLLVKWMPQNDLLGHPKIKAFVAHGGTNGIYESIYHGVPIIGIPLLFDQFENVLRLETRGAAKVVDATKLTRLNFLEALQEVIDNPSYRNNMKRLSALHRDKPMHPLETALFWTEFVMRHKGASHLRTESYKMPWYAYYSVDVICFLLAILCLLTATVAGSIRFLCFRLCRRRKPKQE from the coding sequence ATGGGGAGCATCCCGGgactttctcttcttcttctggtggCGAGTGTGTCCCTCCTGACGAGCCCCGGTGTCCAGGGCGGAAAGATCCTGGTGTTCCCGGTGGATGGCAGCCACTGGGTCAACATGAACCTGCTGATCCAGGGCCTCCACGCCAGGGGCCATGAGGTCACTGTGGTCCGTACAGCCACCAGCTGGTACGTTAAAGAAAGTGCACCACATTACCGCTCCATCACTGTCACGCTGCCAGAAGCCATCAGCATAGAGGAGCAGGACTTTTTCGTTACCTTCCTGGTCAAGATGCTGGAGATCCAGAAAAAGGGGGCGTCTCTAATTGGCTTTGTGAACTTCTACTGGGAAATGCTCAGTTCGCTGTCAATGATTCACCAGCAGGCCAGTCTGCTGGGCGTAGAAATATTTGAGAACAAGACCTTAATGCAGAGTATTCGTGATACTCACTATGACGTGGTTCTTCTGGACCCTGGCTTGCCTGTAGGGGTTCTGGTGGCCCATGAACTTAAGCTGCCGACCATTTTTAACGTGAGATGGATCACCAGCGGAGAAGGCCATTTTGTTGTCGCTCCGTCTCCAACGTCCTACGTCCCAACTTCAGGATATGCTGCGTCAGATAAGATGACCTTTGAGCAAAGAATCAAAAACATGCTCCACTATGTCATCAACACATGCATTGACAAGTTTATAGTATGCCCTCACTATGACAGACTAGTGGACAGGTACTTTGGTCCAGGTGTGAACTTCTATCACCTCCTACAAGGGGCAGACATCTGGCTCATGAGGGTGGACTTTGTCTTTGAATTCCCCAGACCCACCATGCCAAACATTGTTTACATTGGTGGTTTTCAGTCTAAGCCTTCGAAGCCTTTATCATCAGAGCTGGAGGAGTTTGTTCAAACTTCAGGAGAGCACGGGTTCATCCTCATGTCTCTGGGCACACTGGTTAAAGGTCTACCTGTAGAAATCACTTCTGAAATTGCCGCTGCCTTTGCCCAAATTCCTCAAAAGGTCATATGGAGGCATGTTGGTGAGCGCCCCAGCAATCTGGGCAACAATACCCTTCTGGTGAAATGGATGCCCCAGAACGACCTCTTGGGTCACCCGAAGATCAAAGCCTTCGTGGCCCATGGTGGTACTAACGGGATCTATGAGTCCATCTACCACGGAGTGCCGATAATAGGCATTCCTCTTCTGTTTGACCAGTTCGAAAACGTTTTAAGATTGGAAACGCGAGGAGCTGCTAAGGTGGTGGACGCGACCAAACTCACCCGCCTGAACTTTCTGGAAGCTCTACAAGAAGTTATTGACAACCCCTCATACAGAAACAACATGAAGCgcctctctgctctccaccGGGATAAACCAATGCATCCTCTGGAAACAGCACTTTTCTGGACAGAGTTTGTCATGAGGCACAAAGGAGCTTCACATTTACGGACTGAGTCTTATAAGATGCCCTGGTATGCCTATTACTCTGTGGATGTTATTTGCTTCTTGTTGGCAATCCTGTGTTTGCTGACAGCAACTGTAGCGGGATCAATACGATTCCTGTGCTTTCGACTGTGCAGGAGGAGAAAACCCAAACAGGAGTAG